Proteins encoded by one window of Nasonia vitripennis strain AsymCx chromosome 5, Nvit_psr_1.1, whole genome shotgun sequence:
- the LOC103315566 gene encoding uncharacterized protein LOC103315566 produces the protein MSRREIPDEIRLGWEEKRRILLTPCETFVLHFCAVQSAFQLHRGMSQPVHEPVAGINRESSLPTYEEVCSTSRVEIGFEGDLTRATAPVRTSCSNADNSRRLPSTNQGRVGESRADEPQTKQSKKCLIFSITAVVVFCYLFTVVGLLRSKNCSLLSAGQPNSVEVENKILTIHRSYDKKINYLNVQLKDANRMYEKEINSLLRARDVTDIEKQKLNSKIEELRSGIDTVIDDREQLRKKLYEVIGQREQLYWQVVKAGLRPVYDIMASTTDRSSQESKKVTTSLYDTLFQGSDIFQRYYNGLLKN, from the exons ATGTCACGGCGGGAAATACCCGACGAAATTCGCCTAGGTTGGGAAGAAAAGAGGAGAATCCTCCTCACCCCATGCGAGACGTTTGTCTTGCATTTCTGCGCAGTTCAGTCAGCGTTCCAACTTCATCGAGGAATGTCGCAGCCCGTACACGAGCCCGTTGCTGGAATCAATCGGGAAAGTTCATTGCCGACGTACGAGGAAGTCTGCAGTACCTCGAGAGTTGAGATAGGATTCGAAGGAGACTTAACACGTGCCACGGCGCCTGTTAGAACTTCTTGTAGCAATGCGGATAATAGCCGTCGGTTGCCCTCGACGAATCAAGGCAGAGTCGGGGAATCGAGAGCGGATGAACCGCAAACGAAGCAGAGTAAAAAG TGTTTAATATTCTCGATTACTGCAGTAGTGGTTTTCTGTTATCTATTTACTGTTGTGGGGCTTTTAAGAAGTAAGAATTGTAGCCTATTGTCCGCTGGTCAGCCGAATTCGG TCgaagttgaaaataaaattctaacTATACACAGATCTTATGATAAGAAGATCAATTATTTGAATGTCCAACTAAAAG atGCAAATCGTATGTACGAAAAGGAAATTAATTCTCTTCTTCGCGCCCGGGACGTCACGGATATTGAGAAGCAGAAACTAAACAGCAAAATTGAAGAATTGCGCAGTGGAATAGACACAGTTATTGATGACAGGGAACAACTGCGTAAAAAGTTATACGAAGTTATAGGCCAAAGGGAACAACTATATTGGCAGGTCGTAAAAGCCGGTCTTAGACCGGTGTATGATATAATGGCCTCTACTACTGATCGGAGTAGTCAAGAATCGAAGAAGGTAACGACATCATTATATGACACACTTTTTCAG ggCAGCGATATTTTTCAACGATATTATAATGGattattgaaaaactaa
- the LOC103315561 gene encoding uncharacterized protein LOC103315561 has protein sequence MQGPIAAAYFLRIHRGSSPSFGPSANDRAQGSKIPSNLTIALLLIMFVTTAIVIYCHLFAVVPSRSKHSSPLLNQSNSGKLVGLAILAIHKSYPPTSNHSSIQEKDVGRVYEREILRLQRELKNLRKKMDAVILDESKKPHREDLAPTTDVMASISDRNDQESKMTTKPVNDKIFQDNKLFQHHYNQSRKE, from the exons ATGCAAGGGCCAATCGCAGCAGCCTATTTCTTACGAATCCACAGAGGCTCCTCGCCGAg CTTTGGCCCTTCAGCAAACGATCGGGCCCAAGGATCGAAAATTCCATCCAACTTGACAATTGCATTATTA tTAATAATGTTCGTGACGACAGCAATAGTGATTTACTGTCATCTATTTGCTGTGGTTCCATCGAGAAGTAAGCATTCCAGTCCATTATTGAATCAGTCGAATTCGGGTAAATTAGTTGGACTTGCAATTCTAGCCATACACAAATCGTATCCCCCGACGAGTAATCATTCAAGCATCCAAGAAAAAG ATGTAGGTAGAGTGTATGAAAGGGAAATTCTAAGGCTGCAGCGTGAACTCAAAAATTTGCGTAAAAAAATGGACGCGGTTATATTAGATGAAAGTAAAAAGCCCCATAGAGAAGATCTAGCACCGACAACTGATGTAATGGCTTCTATTAGCGATCGCAACGATCAAGAATCGAAGATGACAACAAAACCAGTAAACGACAAAATTTTCCAA GACAACAAACTATTTCAACATCATTATAATCAATCGAGAAAAGAATGA